The following nucleotide sequence is from Candidatus Methanosuratincola sp..
GCATTGTCACCGACATCGGATACATCATGACTACGCTGATCGAGATAGGCGACGAGTCCTCTTTCTGGTCGGTGACCGGGAGGATGCTAACAATCCCCAACTCCACAGTCCTCTCAGAGATAGTCGCGGTCTACGGCAGCCGACTCTCGCCCGTGAGGGTAGGCGCGGTGACATTCAACCTCGCATACGAGAGCGACCTCGGGGCAGTCAAGGAGTTGCTGGTGAGGTGCGTCAGCGAGTACATACGCCCTGACGTGGATAAAATGAGGGAGGCGTGCGAATCGGGAGGCTGCGCCCCGATGTTCAAGGACGTGATCGAGGCGGGGCCGAGGGTCGTCTTCACCCCTGAGGCTAGCTGGATAAACGTGACCGTCCTCTACCCGTGCCCGCCCTCAAAGCTCGTAAGGTCAATGAGCGACCTCACCGAGATCATGCTGAGGGAGATGAATAAACAACCGGAGGTCGTGAAGTTCCCGGTGGGCAGGAGCAGGTAAAAGCCCTACCTCCACGCCCGATTGGTGCGATAGGGTTAAAGCCCCATCCGCCCCTACTTTCGAGAGGGAATGGCCCTTGAAGGTCGCGGTCGTACTCGGAACCAGGCCCGAGATCATAAAGATGTCGCCAGTCATAAGGGAGCTGGAAAGGCGGGGGATTGACCAGTTCGTACTGCACACCGGGCAGCACTACTCCCACAACATGGACGGCGTATTCTTCGAGGTCCTCAGGCTGAAAAAGCCGAAGTACAACCTGGGCGTGGGGTCGGGGACACACGCGGAGGAGACCGCTAAGATGCTGATGGGCATCGAGAGGGTCCTCGCGGACGAGCGGCCGGACTGCGTTCTGGTCGAGGGTGACACCAACACGGTCCTGGCGGGCGCCCTTGCCGCGTCCAAAATGGGGATAGACGTGGGGCACGTCGAAGCCGGGCTCAGGAGCGGGGACATGTCGATGCCGGAGGAGGTTAACCGGATCGTGGCTGACCATCTCTCCGACCACCTCTTCGCGCCGACCATGACCTCAAAGAATAACTTGATCAGGGAGGGGATCGCGAGCCAGAAGATAGCTGTGACTGGTAACACGATCGTCGACGCGGTTTTCCAGAACTTGGATCTCGCCAGGGCCAGGGACGTCCGATCCGAATTCGGGTTGGATCGGTACTTCCTAGCCACGGTCCACAGGCAGGAGAACGCCGACGACCCGGGGAGACTCAGGGGCATACTGGAGGGGCTGGCCCTCATTTCGGAGGAGTTCGGTCGGGCAGTGCTATACCCCGTCCACCCGCGGGCGAAGAAGCGCCTGAACGAATTCGGGATCCGCCTGCCACGGGGTATAGCGGCGGTCGACCCGGTCGACTACCTGACATTCCTTCTCTTGGAGAGGGGCGCGGATCTGATCCTCACCGATTCG
It contains:
- the wecB gene encoding UDP-N-acetylglucosamine 2-epimerase (non-hydrolyzing); translated protein: MKVAVVLGTRPEIIKMSPVIRELERRGIDQFVLHTGQHYSHNMDGVFFEVLRLKKPKYNLGVGSGTHAEETAKMLMGIERVLADERPDCVLVEGDTNTVLAGALAASKMGIDVGHVEAGLRSGDMSMPEEVNRIVADHLSDHLFAPTMTSKNNLIREGIASQKIAVTGNTIVDAVFQNLDLARARDVRSEFGLDRYFLATVHRQENADDPGRLRGILEGLALISEEFGRAVLYPVHPRAKKRLNEFGIRLPRGIAAVDPVDYLTFLLLERGADLILTDSGGIQEEACILGVPCVTLRDNTERPETIEVGANVLAGAEPSRILECARLMLSNRRAWGNPYGDGRSASRIIDVLEGVSF